The following are from one region of the Peromyscus leucopus breed LL Stock chromosome 18, UCI_PerLeu_2.1, whole genome shotgun sequence genome:
- the LOC114693333 gene encoding lysozyme C-2 → MKALLSLGLFLLSVTVQAKVYERCEFARTLKSHGMDGFLGISLADWVCLAQHESNFNTRATNYNSGDQSTDYGIFQINSRYWCNDGKTPRAVNACGISCSALLQDDITQAIQCAKRVVRDPQGIKAWVAWRSHCQNRDLTQYTRNCGV, encoded by the exons ATGAAGGCTCTCCTCTCTCTGGggctcttcctgctttctgtcactgtccAGGCCAAGGTCTATGAACGCTGTGAGTTCGCCAGAACTCTGAAAAGCCATGGAATGGATGGCTTCTTGGGAATCAGCCTGGCAGACT GGGTGTGTTTGGCTCAGCATGAGAGTAATTTTAACACACGAGCTACAAACTACAATTCTGGTGACCAAAGCACCGACTATGGGATATTTCAGATCAATAGCCGATACTGGTGTAATGATGGCAAAACCCCAAGAGCAGTGAATGCTTGTGGGATATCCTGCAGTG CTTTGCTCCAGGATGACATCACTCAAGCTATACAATGTGCAAAGAGGGTTGTGAGGGATCCACAAGGCATTAAAGCATG GGTGGCCTGGAGAAGCCACTGTCAAAACCGAGATCTCACCCAGTACACTCGCAACTGTGGAGTCTAA